Proteins from a genomic interval of Croceicoccus naphthovorans:
- a CDS encoding outer membrane protein assembly factor BamD — translation MTAQIRSALPLRLSSGTALYRAARIGALALAAGSMTVLGGCAGGSGRPDDTAYVARDVESLYFAAKDWLDRGQVKLAAALFDEVERQHPYSPWARRAQLMSAFSYYVAKDYGQAVSAAQRFLSIHPGNKDAPYASYLIALSYYEQISDVERDQATTRLAKTALTDVVRRYPETDYAADAQLKLDLVNDHLAGKEMTVGRFYEKTGKWLAATLRFRKVVDEYQTTSHTAEALYRLTETYLAMGIPEEAKKSAAVLGANYPGSEWYEKAYDLMERKAPGSMS, via the coding sequence ATGACTGCGCAAATCCGCTCGGCCCTGCCGCTTCGCCTTTCGTCTGGAACTGCCCTTTATCGGGCTGCGCGCATCGGCGCGCTGGCACTGGCGGCGGGCAGCATGACGGTGCTGGGCGGGTGCGCGGGCGGCAGTGGCCGCCCCGACGATACCGCCTATGTCGCGCGCGACGTGGAATCGCTGTACTTCGCGGCGAAAGACTGGCTCGATCGCGGTCAGGTGAAACTCGCCGCCGCCCTGTTTGACGAGGTGGAGCGTCAGCACCCCTATTCGCCGTGGGCCCGCCGCGCCCAGTTGATGAGCGCGTTTTCATACTACGTCGCCAAGGATTACGGACAGGCGGTCAGCGCGGCGCAGCGCTTCCTGTCGATCCACCCCGGCAACAAGGATGCGCCCTATGCCAGCTATCTGATCGCACTTTCGTACTACGAACAGATCAGCGACGTGGAACGCGATCAGGCGACGACGCGCCTTGCCAAGACCGCGCTGACCGACGTTGTGCGCCGCTATCCCGAAACCGACTATGCCGCCGATGCTCAGCTGAAGCTGGACCTTGTCAACGATCACCTTGCGGGCAAGGAAATGACCGTCGGTCGCTTTTACGAGAAGACCGGCAAGTGGCTGGCAGCCACGCTGCGGTTCCGCAAGGTGGTGGACGAATACCAGACCACCAGCCACACGGCAGAGGCGCTGTATCGCCTGACCGAGACCTATCTCGCGATGGGTATTCCCGAGGAAGCGAAGAAGAGCGCGGCCGTGCTGGGCGCGAACTATCCGGGCAGCGAGTGGTACGAAAAGGCCTATGACCTGATGGAGCGCAAGGCCCCCGGTTCGATGAGCTGA